Sequence from the Phragmites australis chromosome 6, lpPhrAust1.1, whole genome shotgun sequence genome:
TCACTCAACATCCCATCACTGTCATCCTTCTCCCGACCCCACTACCATTTGCCCCTCGCGCCACTGCCATCTGCTTTGTCATCGCCCTCTCTAGCGCTAGCATAGCCTGCCAACACTTCTTCTCTCACCTTATGCCATCCTCTATTTTGATAGGCTTTGTACCATGCTCTTCATCTCTAAGCTCCCCATCACCGCCACCACCCCTCTCGGCTCCAGCGGCACCATCGCCACCCGAGTCGCCACCCATGACCACCATCGACACTAAACTCTTCAATCATGATGCCCTACCACTACCATAGACCAACCGATCGTCTCCCAGCACCACGACAGCGATGCCTTCGTCGCCTCGCCGTTCCGCCCACCGCCGACCACCACCGTCAAACCGACATCCTCCTTTGTCCTCCATCTAAACCGGTAGCCACTAAGTCCTAACTCCCATAGCCTTAAACCCTAATTTTACCATCACTAGAGAACAAGACATCGCCCGAGTTCGTGCAGATATGATGACTGAAGCACGAATCTCCCTGCGAATACTAAGTAAAAAATTCGACAAATTTCATCAGATAAGTagcatttttcaaaaaaaaaaagttcactGGTGGCAGCACTAGAATGGATTGAACGCAAATACAGCTGGAGTCTCTTAGTTGCGCGCCACTGAGGATCTCAGCTGTAATTATCAGTGGTTGCTTGTGGATGAGCTGGGCCCACTTCTGTTGTAGCCTAGCCGCCACCATTTGCCCCATATATCCATGGGAGGATCGTCCTCAGACATTCCCTCCCCATCTTCTCCCCAACCAGAGGAACCAGAAGTCCAGAACAAAAGGAAGCATTTCCTTCTTCGTGCTCCCTTCAAGCGGtctcttgtgttcttgctgTGAGACTGTAGAGGGAGAGGGGCTGGTGAGCTTGCCTGTGCGATTcatgtgtgcgtgtgtgtgagagagaggtggcTTAGTAGCTTGGCCATCTGGAGCAGTCGCCATCTCTGCTTTTCTGCTCCTTTGCTTTCCCTGCCCATCTCTTTTGGCCTCCGGCCTCCTCCCAATCCCACTTTTGCTTTCCCACATCTTTGCTTCAATAATGATGGGGTGGTGGGTTTGGTCCTGAagctgttgctgctgcatccCCACTGATCTCTCTCCTTCTTCCTAGTCCAAATCCACCAGCTGCTTCCTTCCATCCCGCTTacccttttctcttttcagctATAGTTGGGTAGTAGGTTGGTTCTGTTTGCCTTCCCCCTTTCTTCGCTTGCTTTTCGTTGCTGGGGATTGGGAGACCTTGAAGCCATTTCTTCCCTGTCCACATCTTGCTCCTtgcaggtgctgctggtgggAGCCTCTTGCAATTGGCTCAATTGGGCTCCTGATTTCTTGattggactagtgccaacaacCAGTTGTCTTGTTGGCTTTCCTTCTTGCTCCAGCTGGTGCTCTGTTGAGAGCAAGAACCTTAGCCTATTCTTGCGCTGGTTTCGTGGCTTCTTGCTGCGAATTTTCTCAAGTTCGGGCGGCTCTTCCCCTTTTGGAGGTTGCCATGAGACCGGAGGAGAGGAATGGTGCGGTGGGCAGGGTGAGGGACCAGTTCCCGGTCGGCATGCGGGTCCTCGCCGTCGACGACGACCCGGTGTGTCTCAAGGTGCTTGAGACCCTCCTGCGGCGCTGCCAGTATCATGGTAAGGAATTGTGCAGCTCAGGGCTGTGATTTTGTCTCGCGGCCTGCTATATTTCTTAGTTCTGGGGGCGTTGTATGTTCTGTTTCGAAGTTTCGAAAAATTATATGCATCCAGGGCAGACACTAAAATTAAAATGCTGTTGTTGTGGTTGTTACAGGTAGATTAAATGCTGTTATCACGACAATTCATCCTGTAGCTACAGAGTTGTCTACATCTAAACATATTAGACTCAATTTATGACTTCACTATCACCATGTAAATGAATGCTGCATTATTTTGATCTTTAGTACAGATTAATTGGTCTTGTCATGCAATATGTAGATGATGTTTGGACTAGCTTTTACAGTTACTCACCTGTAAGAGGAATTTGTTTTGTGTTTGCTTAGTGACAACAACGAATCAGGCTGTTATCGCCCTGAGGATGCTAAGGGAAAACAGGGACATGTTTGATTTAGTTATCAGTGATGTCCACATGCCAGACATGGACGGCTTTAAGCTTCTGGAGCTTGTGGGGCTTGAAATGGACCTCCCTGTCATTAGTAAGTCCAAGATGCTATCTATCTTACTGGTATTCGTCTCTCACTGTTCTTGGTAGTAGTATGCACCTTTTATTTAAGGATATTTGTATATCTTCAAAGCATCAATGTACTGTAGCAAATCCTAAGCGCTGTTCTTCCACCCTTATATTAGAGGAAGGCAAAGATGTGAGTGTTCCCTAATTATTTTCCTTGCAGTGATGTCGGTGAATGGAGAGACCAAAACTGTAATGAAGGGGATAACTCATGGTGCTTGTGACTATCTCCTAAAACCTGTTCGACTTGAAGAGCTTAGGAATATCTGGCAGCATGTTGTTCGAAGGAAATTCAGTAACCGTGAACGTGCCAATGTTGATCCCTATGAGGAGTGCAATAAGCCAGCAAATGCAGATTTTGATCATGTCCACAGCCCAATTACATGTGGGTCACCTGACCAAAGTGGGAGACCCAGCaagaagaggaaggaataccatagtgaagaggaagatgaaggcGAGGAGAGTAATGGTCAAGAGAACGATGACCCTTCAGCTCCAAAGAAGCCAAGGGTTGTTTGGTCGGTAGAACTGCACCGGAAATTTGTTGCTGCTGTTAACCAGCTTGGAATTGAGAGTAAGTACAGCACACTGTTTTTGTACCTGCAGCTATTAAGTTTTTACATAGACTAATTTTACAACCTATCTTTCTGTTGATGCAGAAGCTGTGCCAAAGAGGATACTTGAGCTCATGAATGTTGAAAAACTCACCAGGGAAAACGTTGCAAGTCACCTACAGGCAAGGCACTTACCTCACCTTTTCAATTTAGCAAGTACCAGTAATCCTAAGAGCTGCTATGCTTAAATTTGTACTGTGTCTCAGCAGTACGTGTAATAAAGATGCTTATACATTTTTATGTTCCCAAGATGTGTAGCTTCACTTTTACTTTTTTGTGGCATTAGGCCCTGGGAAAAAATTATGCAGATTTCGTTTGAGTTTTTAATGCAAAAAAGTGCTGATAAATAGTTTGCTCACTGTTTGACATTACTACAGATGAACTATAAGAAAGCCATGGTCACCACCTAGTTAACGGAGAAACATCCTTATGTTTCTGACATAGTATAGTGCGTGTTTATAACAGCAAGTGCATATTTCCTTGAAATACTATGGTTTTTACTTCCTGGAAAGGATCCTGGAACAAGTAAATGAATAGTCTGTTAAACGTGGAGCACAGGCTGCAGATTTTTTGTGTAGCACTCTGTTCAGTCTACTGTACAATACAAGCTGAAACTGAATAGGACTTATCCCTCTTATTACGCTACATATCAAATTCCAAAACAATCTAAATGGGAGCAGTGCAGAAATACACATGCTTAAACCTTTTCCTTTGTGTACCATGCAGAAGTACAGACTCTATCTCAAACGGCTAAGTGCTGTGGCATCGCAACAAGCTAGCATTGTTGCTGCTTTGGGAGGTAGTGACCCCTTTATGCGCATGGGTGCATTTGAAGGACTCCAGGCTTATCAAGCTTTTACCTCTTCAGCAGCTCTGTCATCTTTTAGCCCTCAGGGGTTATTAAATAGAAATAATCCAACATCATTTGGGCCAATTCAGATTGCAACCGGCAATTCCACAACAAGCCATTCCATTGGTGATCCAAGTAAATATCACCTTAGCTTACTGAGTAACCGACAAGGAAATTTAGCACAAGGTTTGACAGCTTCAGTTGGGCAGGTCCAGCTGCCACAAAAGTGGATCCATGAAGAATCTGACGATCTGTCTACTATCCTTTCTGGGAATGGCCTGGCTAATGGTGCTCCTGGCACACTCCAAAGTGTCACAAACAGTCCTTTTCTGCAGCAAGAGCTTGTGGAATGCAGACAAGCCAAAGTTGTTATCCAGCCACCAATTAAAACTTCATCTGCAAGTTCagaacatcttgaaggcaacgTTGGAGTTTCCTCCAGTCTGATGGATTCTCATGTATCCCAGCAGAGTAGTCTTCCCTTATCTGCATTTTCTTCCAGTGGGCTGACTATAAATGGCTCATTTGGCAATAATAATGTAGCTAAGTTGGGTGCTGCATCCTCTGGAGGCACACATATTTGTCCTTCAAACGGCCTGAGGGTAGCAAGAGACAACAAAGTGGGAGCTAGCTCTTTTGGTAGTGTGATACTTTTGCCTCCAGATACTGTGCAAAACCCAAAGTACTTGAATTTTGGGGGTGGGAGCAGTTTGAGACAGAACATGGATGGAGGGAATGCAGACAGTCTATTGGATTCAAAGCTTGTATGGAGTTCATTACCGAGCTGTCAACTATCAAGTAATATTGGAGGTCATCATCCCGTGAGCCAAAGACCGAATAATGGTAGCCTTGGTGCCAGAATGATTGGACAGACAAGTGCAAGTGCTTCGACAGCTGCTCCACAAACGAAGATTGACATGTTCATTTCAGGAGATTTTCTGACGCAAAAGAATGCATCGGATTTGAGCTTTCCTAAGCTCCAGAGTGAGCTTAGTTCTACTAGCTGCAGCTTCGATGGTCTTCTCAATTCCATAATCAAAGTGGTAAGGagactattattattttttcaaattagtTTCCATAGCATTCATCGTATGACAAAAGAAATACCTAGTAGCATAGCTGATTCATCTGACAGGAGCCTTAATTCACGTGCAGGAAAAGGATGATGCTTCCTTCAGCGATGATCTGGGATGTGACTTCTATTCCCTGGGCGCGTGTATATGAAAGCCATCGCCACATATCTGCAGCTGTGTACATCTCTCATTGCATGCTGTGAAGCTAGCGTTAATCTTAGGTCGACTGTGCTACCCCTATTCGTGTTGTTCACCGTCCAGCAGTTACAGTATTTAGTACTAACTAGGTTTGTATGTAATGTAGCAGTAAGATACCTGGAAGATAAGGTGCATTGCTAGAGacaatttgtttcagcttaAGATTATAATAAGCTAGAGACAATGATGGCTTGTAAGTTGTAACCTGAGCCGTGGGCTCTGTCCTCACGGAGACCAGTGGATGCGTCATGCGTGGCGTGGAGTAATTAGACGTGGGCTTCGATTTGAAATTGTGTTGGAACTTCCGTGACTGATCGAGCTTTCGATTCCTTTGGTTTTATTGGGTGGGCGAGGCTGCCGGGGTGGCTGCGCGCGTGAGCGGCTGAGCCTGAGCAACACGAGCGTTGGGCTTGGGCGGTGCGGTTGGAATTGCAGGCGGTCAGGTGGGCGCGCGGGGGTGCAGGCGGCGGTGAGTTCTGGGGTTGGCGAGCGAGACGGCGTGCGGGCCTGCGTGGAGATTTGGGTGGCGAGGGCTGAAGACGCAGCAGCCAGCGGCTGCCGAGGGCGCGGGTTGGACTGGACGCGCCCGACGTGGGGCGCGCGGCCGTTTGGGGGATGGGCGGGAAGCGATAGGCCGACGTGGGTAGCCAGCGCGCGGCGTTCGCACTTGCCTATCGCTTCGGCCGTACCGTTCGACCGGCATGGCGGCACGAGCATGTTGATGGGGTGGAATGGATTCAGTTCCCGTGGGAAATTTGGCAGAAAATTACAATGTTTCCGCTTTGCTGCactttgttttcaaaatgtCATGTCACGTGTCACCAAATGTAACTTGCACCGTTCCTCGTGAAATGCACGTTGAATTTACTGTTCCATGTAAATTCCTAACAGGAACTTCATTCGGCGTTTGATAGATGAGTTCGAATTCAAAACAAATGAGAGTTTCGGGGTGTGTTTGATTCCCAAATCTCCCCCATCCTGCGCTACGGATGCGTAAAATCCCGAAAAGAAGTCCAGGCTCTACGAAATGTCATTGGGAGAACCAAACACACGTTCATAGTCAACTAGTACCCGAATGCTAACCCCACCTGAAAACAAGCAAGCCCACGAACCGGGCCCATGGGCGATGGCCACTGCCGCGCGACGCTCGCGCCTCGccggtctcctcctcctcgcctcccgcACAAACCCTAAATCCCTCCCCTCCTTCTCATCCTCGTCCAGCTCCGGGCCTTCCAAGACCGCCCGCGTCCGCGAGGACGACCTCCTCTCGCGGCGCCTCCTCCGGCTCCACTTCCGCCCGCCGCGCGGgggcgccgcggccgccgtcgAGAGATGGGCCCGGGAGCGCGGCCACGTCTCGCAGCCGGAGCTCCGTCACGCAGTCGCGCAGCTGCGGCGCGCGCGCCGCTACGAGCACGCACTCGAGGTGAGCAGTTTCGGCAAGTTTGGGTTCTCCATAGCATTTGAGTTGAGGATCTAATAACACGATGAAGGATGGCTTAATGACACTCTTACTGTTCGGTGCTATAGCTACTAGCAATCATTTTTGCATTTCTACCTTCGCTGTGACAGGACACGTCTAGGGATTTTGTTTCGGGTTATTGCATACATAGAAGTGATTAATTTGAGCTCTTTCTAATGTTTGATTGCAAAGAGTGGAGTACTAATTTAATCGCAGTCATTAAGATTTTGATTGCAAAGGGACAACTGATAGTTGGGACTAGTATTTGTAATGTTTCATCAGAACCCTGAAGTTGGGAATACAAGGCTTTCGCGGCTTGGCTGTTCATGATGGTTTCCGTCAGACATGTGGTAACATCACTGAGGACATTGGCTTAACAAAGCTTCACTGTGTTGCAGATTTTCTCCTGGATGGACTCATGCAACTCTCTTGAATTGTCATCATGGGATCATGCAGCAAGACTGGACTTGATTGCTAAAGCTCACGGAACTTCTCAAGCCGAGGAATACTACAAGCAACTACAGAGCGCTGGTGCCAAAAGGGCTGCATCGTTCCCTCTCCTCCATTGCTATGTTACAGAAAGAAATGCACAGAAGGCTGAAACCTTTATGGCTGAGTTGCAGAGTTGCGGTCTGCCTGTTGATCCTCACTCATTCAATGAAATGATGAAGCTGTATGTTGCAACCTGTCAGTATGAGAAGGTCCTTAGTGTAATTGATCTCATGAAACGGAACAACATTCCCAGAAATGTTCTCTCCTACAACCTTTGGATGAATGCATGTGCTGAAGTCTCTGGTGTTGCCTCTGTACAATCAGTGTTCAAGGAGATGGTGAATGATGATATGGTCGAGGTTGGTTGGAGCACATACTGCACATTAGCCAATATCTTGAGGATGCATGGACTCGATACTAAAGCGCGGACTTGCCTTAGGAAAGCTGAAACAAAACTGTCCTCAACAGGGCGCTTAGGATACTCTTTTATAATGACATGTTATGCGGCTCTGAATGACAGCGAGGGGGTTATGAGGCTGTGGGAGGCTAGTAAAAGTGTCCCAGGCAGAACCCCCACTGCAAACTACATGAGTGCTATCTTATGTTCGATAAAAGTTGGCGACATAAGCCAGGCCGAGTGGATCTTTGGAACATGGGAAGCAGAGTGCAGGAAGCATGATGTGCGTGTTTCGAATATTCTTCTTGGCACTTATGTGAGGAATGGGTGGATAGAGAAGGCTGAGAGGCTCCACctccacatgctagagaaaggcGCGCGTTCAAATTACAAGACATGGGAGATATTGCTGGAAGGATACGTTCAGAGTAGGCAGATGGACAAAGCTGTGGATGCAATGAAGAAAGGTTTATCTTTGTTGAAGAGTTGCCATTGGAGACCTCCACTTGAACTGGTGGAGGCCATTGCAAAACATTTCGAGGAGCATGGCAATGTGGATGATGCAAATAGATACATTAAGGTTCTCCAAAGGTTGCAGCTGACAAACTTGCCCCTGTACAAGTCATTGCTTCGAACATACATTAATGCTGATGTTGTGGCACCGAATATTTCTGAGATGATAGCAAGAGATCAGATTGCTATGGACGAAGAAATTGACCAATTGATCATACATGCTAGCAAGATAGTTATCACATGCAATGGATAGCCTTTTAACTGGAAGTCTGGAACAAGCAAGCAACCAACAGTCAAATGATAAATAACATTCAGTTGACTTTGTCAATTACAGCTGCAAAGTGCAGAGTGGCAAGTTGAACCTGCAGATTATATTGCAAAAACTGAGCTGCTGGCGTCCCTGCCCGGTGTGCCTGCTAACCTGAGCAGCTCTACCTCCCTATTAATCCTATGGTGTATTTGGAAGAAAATCTATGATGGCATCTCAACCGACACAGACGCATGCTTGCAACTTCTCAAGATTACCTGAACCTTTGGACTATCAGAGATCCCTCGAGCCTGGATCTCCATTCTCCAATCACTTATTTAGTGGCGCAACCAATATTGTGATGCAATAACATAGCTTGCTAATTTGTTCCCTCCGCCTCTGTATCCGCAGAAAGCTGGTTTGCAGCTTCACCTTCTGCGTGTAACATTTCTGACCACTGAGACCGCAAAAACTTGCTCTGCAATGGTTTTGAGCAGAGTGACTTGCCGTTTTATAGAGTTGGAGATCTCCAGTGCCATTTGTAAATAGATGAGCCAGAGAAGTTCGGAGTGCTACATGTTCTTGGCATAAccctttgtttttatttttcaatgttGTTCT
This genomic interval carries:
- the LOC133921019 gene encoding two-component response regulator ORR23-like — encoded protein: MRPEERNGAVGRVRDQFPVGMRVLAVDDDPVCLKVLETLLRRCQYHVTTTNQAVIALRMLRENRDMFDLVISDVHMPDMDGFKLLELVGLEMDLPVIMMSVNGETKTVMKGITHGACDYLLKPVRLEELRNIWQHVVRRKFSNRERANVDPYEECNKPANADFDHVHSPITCGSPDQSGRPSKKRKEYHSEEEDEGEESNGQENDDPSAPKKPRVVWSVELHRKFVAAVNQLGIEKAVPKRILELMNVEKLTRENVASHLQKYRLYLKRLSAVASQQASIVAALGGSDPFMRMGAFEGLQAYQAFTSSAALSSFSPQGLLNRNNPTSFGPIQIATGNSTTSHSIGDPSKYHLSLLSNRQGNLAQGLTASVGQVQLPQKWIHEESDDLSTILSGNGLANGAPGTLQSVTNSPFLQQELVECRQAKVVIQPPIKTSSASSEHLEGNVGVSSSLMDSHVSQQSSLPLSAFSSSGLTINGSFGNNNVAKLGAASSGGTHICPSNGLRVARDNKVGASSFGSVILLPPDTVQNPKYLNFGGGSSLRQNMDGGNADSLLDSKLVWSSLPSCQLSSNIGGHHPVSQRPNNGSLGARMIGQTSASASTAAPQTKIDMFISGDFLTQKNASDLSFPKLQSELSSTSCSFDGLLNSIIKVEKDDASFSDDLGCDFYSLGACI
- the LOC133921020 gene encoding pentatricopeptide repeat-containing protein At5g27460; translation: MLTPPENKQAHEPGPWAMATAARRSRLAGLLLLASRTNPKSLPSFSSSSSSGPSKTARVREDDLLSRRLLRLHFRPPRGGAAAAVERWARERGHVSQPELRHAVAQLRRARRYEHALEIFSWMDSCNSLELSSWDHAARLDLIAKAHGTSQAEEYYKQLQSAGAKRAASFPLLHCYVTERNAQKAETFMAELQSCGLPVDPHSFNEMMKLYVATCQYEKVLSVIDLMKRNNIPRNVLSYNLWMNACAEVSGVASVQSVFKEMVNDDMVEVGWSTYCTLANILRMHGLDTKARTCLRKAETKLSSTGRLGYSFIMTCYAALNDSEGVMRLWEASKSVPGRTPTANYMSAILCSIKVGDISQAEWIFGTWEAECRKHDVRVSNILLGTYVRNGWIEKAERLHLHMLEKGARSNYKTWEILLEGYVQSRQMDKAVDAMKKGLSLLKSCHWRPPLELVEAIAKHFEEHGNVDDANRYIKVLQRLQLTNLPLYKSLLRTYINADVVAPNISEMIARDQIAMDEEIDQLIIHASKIVITCNG